A single region of the Lotus japonicus ecotype B-129 chromosome 4, LjGifu_v1.2 genome encodes:
- the LOC130714450 gene encoding ubiquitin-conjugating enzyme E2 32-like: MADKYNMKNPAVKRILQEVKEMQSNPSDDFMSLPLEENIFEWQFAIRGPGDTEFEGGIFHGRIQLPAEYPFKPPSFMLLTPNGRFETQTKICLSISNHHPEHWQPSWSVRTALVALIAFMPTNPNGALGSLDYKKEERRALAIKSREASPKFGTPERQRLIDEIHEYMLSKAPPVPQVSPTQASEEQPPIEEDQTQVQLHNPEALPAGEVIPDQSVDRIIEEQEVTVNANPNPSEVEASTETPSNVVSSNQLLQNSETTRGQNLKPETRVQKPDDRLFTWAAIGLTIAIVVLLLKKFIKSTEHGAVFMDGS; this comes from the exons ATGGCGGACAAGTACAACATGAAGAACCCCGCCGTGAAGCGGATTCTCCAGGAGGTCAAGGAGATGCAATCGAACCCTTCCGATGATTTCATGAGCCTCCCTCTCGAG GAGAATATATTTGAATGGCAATTTGCAATTAGGGGACCTGGTGATACTGAATTTGAGGGTGGTATTTTTCATGGAAGGATCCAGCTGCCTGCGGAATATCCATTCAAACCTCCTTCATTCATGTTGTTGACA CCTAATGGTCGTTTTGAGACTCAAACCAAGATTTGCTTGAGCATTTCAAATCATCATCCTGAGCATTGGCAACCATCATGGAGTG TAAGGACTGCTCTCGTTGCCCTGATTGCTTTCATGCCCACCAACCCAAATGGTGCATTGGGTTCATTAGActacaagaaagaagagaggcGCGCCTTAGCCATCAAGTCCCGTGAAGCATCTCCCAAATTTGGGACTCCTGAACGTCAAAGACTGATTGATGAG ATACATGAGTATATGCTAAGCAAGGCACCCCCTGTCCCTCAAGTTAGCCCCACACAGGCTTCTGAAGAACAACCCCCAATTGAGGAGGACCAGACCCAGGTTCAGTTGCATAATCCTGAGGCTTTGCCTGCAGGAGAGGTGATTCCAGATCAATCAGTTGACAGAATAATTGAAGAACAAGAAGTCACCGTCAATGCTAATCCTAACCCTTCTGAAGTTGAAGCTTCAACAGAGACTCCATCTAATGTCGTCTCAAGCAATCAGTTGCTCCAAAACTCGGAGACAACCAGGGGTCAAAATCTGAAACCAGAGACAAGGGTTCAAAAACCTGATGATCGATTATTCACATGGGCTGCTATTGGACTTACCATCGCAATTGTAGTCCTTTTGCTGAAAAAGTTCATTAAATCTACAGAACATGGTGCAGTTTTCATGGATGGATCTTAA
- the LOC130714307 gene encoding aldehyde dehydrogenase 22A1-like produces MAFWWPLLVLAFAYGICRFLLMLIPPKVPSIDVDASDVLDDGNQAQENSFIYVPPRGTSQQSGKIVQCYEPATMKYLGYVPALTHDEVKDRVAKVRKAQKMWAKSSFKQRRLFLRILLKYIIKHQALICEISSRDTGKTMVDASLGEIMTTCEKINWLLSEGEQWLRPEYRSSGRSMLHKKAKVEFHPLGVIGAIVSWNYPFHNIFNPMLAAVFSGNGIVIKISEHASWSGCFYFRIIQSALAAIGAPEDLVEVITGFAETGEALVSSVDKVIFVGSPGVGKMIMRNAAETLIPVTLELGGKDAFIVCEDVDVDHVAQIAVRAVLQSSGQNCAGAERFYVHREIYSSFVSKVTKIIKSVTAGPPLVGKFDMGALCMHEHSEKLEGLVNDALDKGAEIAARGSFGHIGEDAVDQYFPPTVIVNVNHSMKLMQEEAFGPIMPIMKFSSDEEAVKLANDSKYGLGCAVFSGSQSRAREIASQIHSGVAAINDFAASYMCQSLPFGGVKHSGFGRFGGVEGLRACCLVKAVVEDRWWPFVKTKIPKPIQYPVAENGFEFQESLVEALYGISIWDRLRALVDVLKMLTEQQNPAGSSSKRRND; encoded by the exons ATGGCGTTTTGGTGGCCATTGCTCGTTCTAGCATTCGCTTACGGTATCTGCAGGTTCCTTCTCATGCTCATTCCTCCCAAGGTTCCTTCCATCGACGTTGACGCCTCCGATg TGTTGGACGATGGAAATCAAGCACAGGAGAACAGCTTCATTTAC GTACCGCCGAGGGGAACGTCGCAACAATCAGGGAAGATTGTTCAGTGCTATGAACCTGCAACTATGAAATATTTGGGATATGTTCCCGCATTGACGCATGATGAG GTCAAGGATCGAGTGGCTAAAGTAAGAAAGGCACAAAAAATGTGGGCTAAGTCCAGCTTCAAGCAAAGACGCTTGTTTTTGCGTATACTATTGAAGTATATAATTAAACATCAAGCACTTATATGCGA AATATCTTCACGTGATACTGGAAAGACGATGGTAGATGCCTCTTTAGGAGAAATAATGACAACATGTGAGAAGATCAATTGGCTACTATCAGAGGGAGAGCAGTGGCTAAGGCCTGAATACCG GTCTTCTGGAAGATCAATGCTTCATAAGAAAGCCAAAGTAGAATTTCACCCCCTTGGTGTTATTGGAGCCATTGTTTCGTGGAATTATCCTTTCCACAATATATTCAATCCTATGCTGGCAGCAGTTTTTTCTGGAAATGGTATTGTGATTAAG ATATCGGAACATGCAAGTTGGTCTGGATGCTTTTACTTCCGGATCATCCAATCAGCCCTTGCTGCCATAGGAGCTCCAGAGGACCTTGTTGAGGTGATAACAGG GTTTGCTGAAACAGGAGAAGCATTGGTATCTTCAGTAGATAAAGTCATATTTGTGGGATCTCCTGGTGTTGGTAAGATG ATAATGAGAAATGCTGCTGAGACACTTATACCAGTTACACTAGAGCTTGGTGGAAAAGATGCATTtattgtttgtgaagatgtagaTGTGGACCAT GTTGCACAAATTGCTGTCAGGGCTGTTCTTCAGTCAAGTGGACAGAACTGTGCTGGGGCTGAGCGGTTTTATGTCCACAGGGAAATTTATTCTTCTTTTGTTAGTAAAGTTACTAAAATAATAAAGTCTGTCACAGCT GGCCCACCACTTGTTGGAAAGTTTGATATGGGAGCTTTATGCATGCATGAGCATTCTGAAAAACTTGAAGGCCTTGTAAATGATGCTTTGGACAAAGGGGCTGAAATTGCTGCACGTGGAAGTTTTGGACATATAGGTGAAGATGCAGTTGATCAGTATTTCCCCCCTACTGTGATTGTGAATGTAAACCACTCAATGAAATTGATGCAAGAAGAG GCATTTGGACCAATCATGCCGATAATGAAATTTAGCTCTGATGAGGAGGCTGTCAAGCTTGCCAATGACTCAAAATATGGGCTTGGCTGTGCTGTTTTCTCTGGAAGTCAGAGCCGTGCCAGAGAGATAGCTTCACAGATACATTCCGGGGTAGCTGCAATTAATGATTTTGCGGCATCATACATGTGTCAG TCCCTACCATTTGGGGGTGTGAAACATAGTGGATTTGGACGATTTGGCGGTGTAGAAGGTTTGCGAGCTTGCTGTCTTGTTAAAGCAGTTGTTGAAGATCGATGGTGGCCATTTGTCAAAACCAAGATACCTAAGCCTATTCAG TATCCTGTTGCAGAGAATGGATTTGAATTCCAGGAGTCACTTGTTGAAGCACTTTATGGGATCAGCATATGGGACCGTTTGCGAGCATTAGTTGATGTTTTAAAAATGCTTACCGAGCAGCAGAACCCTGCTGGCAGCAGCAGTAAGAGAAGAAATGACTAA
- the LOC130713281 gene encoding aldehyde dehydrogenase 22A1-like codes for MIGKTHLELQHNQEVSTPIYCDNSSTIKLSINSVLHGRSKHIDVRYHFLRELTKGKIVELIHCKSEDQVADLFAKPLKLAAFKKLRALLGIESLFIWSLGGIYGFLLMIFPPNVPSIEVDASDVLDDGNQAQEKSFKYVPPSQQSGKIVQCYEPATMKYLGNVPALTHDEVKDRVAKVRKAQKMWAKSSFLQRRLFLHILLKYIIKHQALICEISSRDTGKTMVDASLGEIMTTCEKINWLLSEGEKWLRPEYRSSGGSMFLKRAKVEFHPLGVIGAIVSWNNPFHNIFNPMLAAVFSGNGIVIKISEHASWSGCFFFRIIQSALAAIGAPEDLVEVITGFAETGEALVSSVDKVIFVGSPGVGKMIMRNAAETLTPVTLELGGKDAFIVCEDVDVDHVAQIAVRAVLQSSGQNCAGAERFYVHRDIYSSFVSKVTQIVKSVTAGPPLVGKFDMGALCMHEHSEKLEGLVNDALDKGAEIVARGSFGHIGEDAVDQYFPPTVIVNVNHSMRLMQEEVFGPIMPIMKFSSDEEAVKLANDSKYGLGCAVFSGIQSRAREIASQIHSGVASINDFAASYKCQSLPFGGVKHSGFGRFGGVEGLRACCLVKAVVEDRWWPFVRAKNPKPIQYPVADNGFEFQESSVELFYGISYWDRLRALGDVLEMLKEQQNPAGSSSKRRND; via the exons ATGATAGGAAAAACACATCTG GAGCTTCAACACAATCAAGAAGTGTCAactccaatttattgtgataatagCTCAACAATCAAGCTGTCCATTAATTCTGTTTTACATGGAAGAAGCAAGCATATTGATGTGAGATACCATTTCTTACGTGAACTGACAAAGGGAAAAATTGTTGAGCTCATTCACTGCAAAAGTGAAGATCAAGTGGCTGATTTGTTTGCAAAACCACTTAAGTTAGCTGCATTCAAAAAACTTAGAGCATTGCTTGGA ATAGAGTCACTTTTTATCTGGTCTTTAGGA GGTATCTACGGGTTCCTTCTCATGATCTTTCCTCCCAACGTTCCTTCCATCGAGGTTGACGCCTCCGATG TGTTGGACGATGGAAATCAAGCACAGGAGAAGAGCTTTAAATAC GTGCCTCCGTCGCAACAATCAGGGAAGATTGTTCAGTGCTATGAACCTGCAACTATGAAATATTTGGGAAATGTTCCTGCATTAACGCATGATGAG GTCAAGGATCGAGTGGCTAAAGTAAGAAAGGCACAAAAAATGTGGGCTAAGTCCAGCTTCTTGCAAAGACGCTTGTTTTTGCATATACTACTAAAGTATATAATTAAACATCAAGCACTTATATGCGA AATATCTTCACGTGATACTGGAAAGACGATGGTAGATGCCTCTTTAGGAGAAATAATGACAACATGTGAGAAGATCAATTGGCTACTATCAGAGGGCGAGAAGTGGCTAAGGCCTGAATACCG GTCTTCTGGAGGATCAATGTTTCTTAAGAGAGCCAAAGTAGAATTTCACCCCCTTGGTGTCATTGGAGCCATTGTTTCGTGGAATAATCCTTTCCACAACATATTCAATCCTATGCTGGCAGCAGTTTTTTCTGGAAATGGGATTGTGATTAAG ATATCAGAACATGCAAGTTGGTCTGGATGCTTTTTCTTCCGGATCATCCAGTCAGCCCTTGCTGCCATAGGAGCTCCAGAGGACCTTGTTGAGGTGATAACAGG GTTTGCTGAAACAGGAGAAGCATTGGTATCTTCAGTAGATAAAGTCATATTTGTGGGATCTCCTGGTGTTGGTAAGATG ATAATGAGAAATGCTGCAGAGACACTTACACCAGTTACCCTAGAGCTTGGTGGAAAAGATGCATTtattgtttgtgaagatgtagaTGTGGACCAT GTTGCACAAATTGCTGTCAGGGCTGTTCTTCAGTCAAGCGGACAGAACTGTGCTGGGGCTGAGCGATTTTATGTCCACAGGGATATTTATTCTTCTTTTGTCAGTAAAGTTACCCAAATAGTAAAGTCTGTTACAGCT GGCCCACCACTTGTTGGAAAGTTTGATATGGGAGCTTTATGTATGCATGAGCATTCTGAAAAACTTGAAGGTCTCGTAAATGATGCTTTGGACAAAGGAGCTGAAATTGTTGCACGTGGAAGTTTTGGACATATAGGTGAAGATGCAGTTGATCAGTATTTCCCCCCTACTGTTATTGTGAATGTAAACCACTCAATGAGATTGATGCAAGAAGAG GTATTTGGACCAATCATGCCGATAATGAAATTTAGCTCTGATGAGGAGGCTGTCAAGCTTGCCAATGACTCAAAATATGGGCTTGGCTGTGCTGTTTTCTCAGGCATTCAGAGCCGTGCAAGAGAGATAGCTTCACAGATACATTCCGGAGTAGCTTCAATTAATGATTTTGCGGCATCATACAAGTGTCAG TCCCTACCATTTGGCGGTGTGAAACATAGTGGATTTGGACGATTTGGTGGTGTAGAAGGTTTGCGAGCTTGCTGTCTTGTTAAAGCAGTTGTTGAAGATCGATGGTGGCCATTTGTCAGAGCCAAGAACCCTAAGCCTATCCAG TATCCTGTTGCAGATAATGGATTTGAATTCCAGGAGTCATCTGTTGAATTATTTTATGGGATAAGCTATTGGGACCGTTTACGAGCATTAGGAGATGTTTTAGAAATGCTTAAAGAGCAGCAGAACCCTGCTGGCAGCAGCAGTAAGAGAAGAAATGACTAA